cacaaGCAATGAGGTACCAGGCAGCATCctcactcatttcctctctcttctcccatgcATGCCATCCTCCACTGCTTTTCTCATACCTTGGGGAGGTGAAAGAAATTAGTTTGTGACTACATGGGCTATTCTCAAGGAAAATCTGAATCCTCTTGAATTTGTATAATCAAGAACTACAAGGATAATAATGgcagggagagaagtagggaaaaaAATCTCTATAAAACTATTCCCCTCCAAAACAGATCCCACATTAGtaggaattataataatatgCAACATTAACATTTTGCCTGCAAAAAGAGATTTCACTATCTTTTTAggggttttctttttaataatcaaagtttttgagaaaaaaaaaaaaatataaaattgacTAGAGGgaaaaagcaaagacaaaacaATAGCTGTCTGGTTAGTAATTAACTACAGTCACATTTTAAAGAAATAAGTCAGACTTACATTGCTTTCATGTTTTGTGAACAGAGCTCAATTGCCCATTCCAAAGTCTCAGGAGCTAGGTCTCTTACTCTCTTGCAAGATAAAGTGCAACTAAGTCCATTACGCTCAAACTTTTGAAATGTTGGAAATTTTGCTAAGGGATCTGGCtgcaatgaaaacaaaaatcaaatcaggtaattatataaataatcaaatgaatataccaataatatgtatgtatacaaacatacatatataaatacacacagtacacatacaaataaatacatgtatacatatacaaatatatatatatatatatatatatatatatatatatatatatatatatatatatatatatatatatatatatatatgcacccacctacccccacccctacccccacaaaatgaatgaatcaattaaaataaaaacttgaaaatatgcatttttttttctttttttttttttttttttttttttggccggcTCAaaatttactttctctttcatctcaacTTACAGCACCCAAGTTTATATATGATACATCTCACAAAAAGAGAAGCATACGaatacaacaaaacacaaaataaaagaaagataaacttAAAGAAAGCTATATGTGCAGGTAATCTGTGTGATGCTTACTGTTTAGGGGTTAGTATCAATTGCCAGCTAGTCGCTGAATTATGGTGTGGATGGTCCTTATAATCCTTCCTTTGGCATCTTCTACCATCGCAACTAAATAATTCAAAGTCATTTTACCTGCTGAATGGATGTCAGCAGGTGATAAAAATTGGCTGCTGACACCAATATCTTCAAACTGTTATCAGACCCATTGCCTACAAGTGTGGCTAgttgaaagatgagagaaaatcaaaaaacaaagcaaaacgggCTATCTTACTATGGTATTGGCCTGTTTCACCAAGAACCGCCCAGCTGCCAACTTCGCTCTCTCGGCTTTCAGAGCTGCACGACGCTCCTTCgtcttctcactcttccctttcctgcTCTGCTTTTGCTGTGGAAAAGAAAACCACTCATGATTTCTTAAAACACTAGAAGACTTCTACAAATGTAcaggagaatgagtgaatgagaaagaggggagacagggaagaaaagagaagagaaaggagggagggagggagggagagagttgggggtgggagagagagagagagtggggagggagggagggagggagggagggaggaggagggagagagagagagtggggagggagggagaggagagagagagtgggggagggagggagagagagagagagagtggggagggagagagagagtggggagggagggagagagagagagtggggagagggagagagagagagagagtgagagagagagagagatgagagagagagagagagagagagagagagagagagagagagagagagagagagagagagagagagagagagagagagagagtggggagggatggagggagggagggagggagagagagagagagagtggggaggagggagggaggagagagaggagggagagggagagagagagagagagagagagagagagagatgagagagagagagagagagagagagagagagagagagagagagagagagagagagagagagagagagggacggagggagagagtggggagagagagagagagggtggggagagagagagagagtgtgggagagagagagagagagggtggggagagagagagagagtggggagagagagagagagagagtgggagagagagagagagagagtggggggaagagagagagagagagtggggagaaagagagagagtggggagaaagagagagagtggggagagagagagagtggggagaaagaaagagagagagagagagagagagagagtggggagaaagaaagagagagagagagagtggggagaaagaaagagagagagagagagagtggggagaaagagagagagagagagaggagagaaagagagagagtggagagagagagagagagagagagagaacgggaggaagagagagagagagagtgaga
This genomic interval from Penaeus vannamei isolate JL-2024 chromosome 35, ASM4276789v1, whole genome shotgun sequence contains the following:
- the Naa40 gene encoding N-alpha-acetyltransferase 40, encoding MNQKQSRKGKSEKTKERRAALKAERAKLAAGRFLVKQANTIPDPLAKFPTFQKFERNGLSCTLSCKRVRDLAPETLEWAIELCSQNMKAMYEKSSGGWHAWEKREEMSEDAAWYLIACDTNTQKPIAFSHFRFDMDYGDEVLYCYELQLEKEYQKKGLGKFMMQVLELMAFSNQMMKVVLTVFKHNPDAMAFYEKCKYEVDETSPEDNFEETFDYSILSKLNKMKPTQKTSL